Genomic window (Abditibacteriota bacterium):
CAGGAGCTTCCGGACAGCGGCCTCGGTCATATCCATCTCACCGGCCAGCAGCCGGGGGGAAGAGCGTCTGCCCAGGGCGGCCACCAGCTCCAGAGCCCGCTTTTCCGTCGGAGAGCAGGCTCCCTCTCCGTCGCCGGGGGCGTAATACTCCCCCAGCTTAGACCTCACAGCCGCGGGGACCACGGAAGCCAGGGTGCGGGACAGGCTGCAAAAGCAGCTGCGGCTGACCCTGCGGGCCAGCTCTATGATCTCGGGAGTGATGCTGCCCTCGTCTATGATCTCCAGCACCGGCTTCAGCCGGGCAGGCTCCGCGTCCGAGGATCCGGGAAAATCTATGATATAGCCGAACACGGCCCGGCCTGCCAGCGGCACCACCGCGCCGGAACCGATCCGCCCCTCCATGCCCTCGGGCAGATAATAGGTCAGAAAATCAAATCCGCCTCCGGCAAAGTCGCCGGAGGCCACGTTTACGAGTCTCACTTCAAGGCTCCCGCCAGCTCATCCAGTATGACGTCAGCCAGCTCTCTTTTGGGTATCCTGCCAGTGGCAGTCCGGGAGCCGTCCTTTTTGATGATGACCGCGCTGTCGTAGTCGCTGCCGAACACGTCCCGGGAGACGTCGTTGGCCACTATCATGTCCAGCTTTTTCCGCTCCAGCTTCAGCCGGGCGTTTGCTTCCGGATCGCCGGTCTCCGCGGCAAAGCCCACCAGCGCCGGCCCCGGGGCCTCCGCAGCCAGGCTGCCTATGACGTCTCTGGCCTCCGTAAGGGTCAGCTCCAGAGGTCTGCCGTTCTTTTTGATCTTGGCGGGACTGGGCTCGCAGGCGTAGTCGCAGGGGGCCGCCGCCGCTATGACGGCGTCGGGCTTTTCGCTGAGGCAAATATCCTTCAGCGCCCTGTACATATCCTCGTTGGTGAGAGCCTCCTCCACCCTGGCTCCGGGAGGAAAGGCCGCGGATACCCGTCCCGTCACCGCTATCACCCGGGCTCCCCGCCGCAATGCGGCCTCGCAGAGGGCGGCGCCCATCTTGCCGGAGGAGTGATTGGTGATGAATCTCACCGGGTCTATGGGAGACATGGTGGCGCCGGCGGTGACCACTATGCATCTGCCGGCATAATCTCCCCTGCCGGTGACCGCATCCACTATGGTCTCCGGGGAGGAGAGCCGGCCCTTCCCTTCGGTCCCGCAGGCCAGACGCCCGCTGTCCGGACCGATGAAGGCGCAGCCTCTTGCTGCCAGAAGCTCCATGTTGGCCCTGTTTGCCGGGTGTTCGTACATGGCAGTATTCATGGCCGGGGCGATATACACGGGGCACCGGCAGGCCAAATACACCGTGGACAGCATGTCGTCGGCAATGCCTGCGGCCATCTTGGCTATGATATTGGCGTCGGCGGGCGCTACCAGCAGCAGGTCCGCCCAGTCGGCCAGAGATATGTGCTCCGGCTCGTAGGCGTGTTCCCCGAACATATCCGAGCACACGGGATAGCCGCTGAGGGTAGCCAGGGACAGCTCCGTGATGAATCGGGTGGCGTTGGCGGTCATGATCACCCTGACCGAGTGTCCCCTTTTCCGCAGCAGCGATACTATCTCGCAGGCCTTCCAGGCAGCGATGCTCCCGGTCACTCCCAATAATACGTTAGATCCCATTTTGTCTCTTTTTCTCCCCGTCGATCAGTCCGGCCACCCGGCGGATGCACTCCTGCAGGTCGTCGTTCACCACCCGGGCGTCATACAGATGCCGCCGGTCCATTTCGGCCTCGGCGTTTTGCAGCCTGAGGGCTATCTGCTCGGGCGTCTCCGTGCCCCGTCCGGACAGCCGCTGCCGCAGAGTGTCCCGGTCCGGAGGCATGATGAATATGGTAAAGGCCTCGGGATGGGCCTTTTTTACGTTGAGCCCTCCCTGCACGTCTATTTCCAGCAGCACGGTCCTGCCCTCCTCTGCCAGAGCCATAGCCTCCCGGCGGGGGGTGCCGTAATAATTGCCGTGGACGAAAGCGTATTCCAGAAAATAGCCCTCGTCCTTTTTGATCTCAAAAGCCTCTTTGGTCAAAAAGTGATATTCCCTGCCGTCCCGTTCTCCCGGTCTGGGAGCTCTGGTGGTGCAGGTCACGCATTCGGTGATGTGGGGATCCTGCGCCTTGAGCCCGGCAGCCACGCTGCCCTTGCCGACTCCGGAGGGTCCGGAGATCACCACTATAAGTCCCTTTGTCAACGGTCGCTCCTATATGATCACTCTGGGCACCAGACTGTCCACCGGTATCCTCATGGAGTCCAGCTCCACCCGGTCGTCGGTGCGGACAGAGTCCCTGATATCGGTGATATCCACTATGGTCATCTGCATGGCCACCTTGCCCAGCACCGGGGCCTCGGCGCCGGCGATCCTCACCACTCTTTTGCGAAAACGCTTCTTCATGAAGAACCTCAACGGCTCCATGCGATACACCAGAGCCTCGGGTATCATGGTAAAGCCGTCGCCGAAGCCGGCGGATATCACGGCGCAGGTCATGGGCTTTTTGGCCACGAACTCGCTGCCGTAGCCCACCGTGTCCCCGGGCAGCAGCTCCTTGATCTCGCACACTCTGCAGCACAGCTGCCAGGTGTTTTGGAGAGTGATGTGATCCTTTTTGGCGTAGATGGAGGGAAACTGGCCGTAGAGGCTGGTGCCCACCCGGACCATATCCAGATGCATATCCGGGAACCTCAGGGCGGCTCCGGAATTGCAGCAGTGGGCCAGGCCGTAGTCAAAGCCGTGGCGCTTCAGGTCCGTAAGGGCGTCCTGGAATTTGGCGAATTGCTGCTGGGTGAACTTGATGTCCAGCTCCCCGGACCGGGCAAAATGGGTGTAGATGCCCGCCACGGTGATATTCTGCAGCCCGGACATGCTCCGGAAGAGGTCCGTCACCGCGCCGGGTCTGACCCCCAGACGCCCCATGCCCGTGTCCACCTTCACGTGGACCCGGGCGGTCTTTCCCATCCGGGCAGCTGCCCGGGAGATGTTCACCGCGTCCCTTTCGGCGGACACGGTCAGCTCCAGGTCCAGCTCCAGGGCTTCGGCTATGTTGTCGGCAGCGGGGTTCATAAAGACCAGCACGGGGGTCCGGATGCCTGCGTCCCGTATCATCCTGGCCTCGTCGATATGGGTGACTGCCAGATAGTCGGCTCCCAGCTCCGCGAACACGCGGCTCACCTCCGCTATGCCGTGGCCGTAGCCGTTGGACTTCACCACGCAGCACAGACGGGTCCCTTCCGAGAGCAGGCCCCGGATCACCCGGTAGTTGTTTTCAAGAGCGTCCCTGCGGACCTCTACCCAAATGTCATGCATTCCGCTTGGACCCGGCCATGGCTTTCATGGTCCCTCTTATCCTGGGCAGCAGCTTGACCCAGATGCCGTAGAGGAAGGGATCGATCACCAGATCGTATTCACCTATGTATTCTATGAATTCCGGCGAAAAGCCTTCCTTGAAGCGGTTGAGGCCGCTGAGCTTGTCTTCGCCGTCCTTTTGGGGGCTGACGCCCCTGAAGTCGTAGATACGGCAGTTGTTGGCGTGAGCCCACTTGATCATCTCCCACTGCATCAGGTGGTTGGGCATGTGCTTCCGGTGGCTGTTGGAGGAGGCGCCGTAGGTGTACATGGCCTTGTCTCCCCACAGATAGCACAGAGAGCCGGTCACGGGAGTGCCCTCATAATAGGTGAGGAACAGCTTCAGATAGCCCTGGGGCTCCAGCAGGTCCCACATATTGCTGAAGTATTCATAGCCCCGCACCAGAAAGCCGTCTCTCTCGCAGGTCTCCTTCAGCAGCTCGTAGAACACCGGCAGGTCCTCCTTGGTGCAGTCGGTCCGGGCGGTCACGCCTCTTCTGGCGGACAGCCGGATATTGTAGCGCCACTTTTCCTTGAAGGCGCCGAATATATCGTCCAGGCTCTTCTGCCGGCCGTCCCGGTCCGTGAGCATCAGCTGCATGACGCACTTGGGCTGGGTCCCGCCAAAGCCTTCCTGGACCACCTCCCTGAAGCCGGCGGAGCGCAGGTTGTCCAGGCTCACGCTGTCGCTTATCTCGATGGGAGGATCTATCTTCACCAGTATGGCCCCGTGCTTCCGGGCAAGGCCCCGGATATATCCGGTGAACTCCGTCACCCTGTCCCGGTCTATGGTGTCCATGACAAAGCCTCTGGGAATGTAGAAAATGCACCTGTTCTTCAGAAAAGGCAGGGGCTTTTTCAGTATGGAGGCGGCGGCGCACACCTCTCCAGTGTCGTCCCGGGCCAGCAGTCTGATGGGGGTCCAGCCGCTTTTGGACTTCAGCTCTCCCCACTCCCACGACTGAAGCAGGTCTCCCCAGGGAAACCAGGCGATAAAGTTGTTGAATATATCCTTTTCAGTGTCGGTTATCTCGCTTATCTTCATTGTCCTCAGCACCACACTCTTTCTTTCTCAGGCGGGCCTTTTTTCTGTATTCGCGCAGATCCATGGGCATAAAGTCGGGGCCCTTGGCGCCTGCCCGGCCGTCATCCTTTTTGATGACGGTGATCTTTTTCATCCTGTACCGGGGCATGCTATATCCGCCGCTTGTAGCACTCCACCAGGGTCTTGTTGGCCCCGGGGAGCCCGTAGAGAGGCAGGTCTCTGGTAGCCATGACGTTGCTCAGGTCCTGCAGCTCCTCATCGGTGATGGGGTTCAGGGTGCCGGCAGCCCGGGCCATCAGCACCGAGTTGATGGAGGCCTCCGCCAGCTCGATGGTGTTCAGGGTGGTGTATATGTCTCCCCGGGACATGGTCACCAGGCCGTGCTTTTCCATGATAAAACTGTTGTAGTAGGGCAGATACGGAGCAAAGTTGTCCGCCAGCTTTTTGGTGAGAGGCTCGCCGTAGGGCACCGTGGGAATGGGCCCCACCTCGGTCACGGTCTCGGGATAAAAGGGCTGCATCAGCAGCTCCCGCTGCTCCTCGGGCCTGATGACTGCGCAGGCGCAGGCGCAGGGCGGATGACAGTGTATCACGCTCTTGATGTCGGGCCTGTCGTGAAAGAATCTGAGATACATGGGCTTTTCGCCGGTGGGCTTGGCGGTGCCCTCTATGGTCTCTCCCGCCATGTCTATGAATATGACGTTGTCCCGGTCCACGTGGCCCTTCCAGGTCTTGGTGGGGGTGATGAGCACCACGTCATCCTCCAGACGCCAAGCGGCGTTGCCTCCGGCGCTGGTGACAAAGCCCAGGTCCGCCAGCCTGTGGCACACGCCTATGAAGAGGTCCACTTCCTTGGTATATTTTTCCAGCAGCATATCTTGTCTCCTAATCAAAATCTATCATAGCTTTTACTACCCCGTCGGAGTAGTTTTCCACCAGGTCCATGGCCCTGCCCGTCTCCTCCAGCGGGAATCTGTGGGTGACCATCGGATTCACGTTCACCCGGCCGGAGGCTATGAAGTCCAGGGCTTCCTGACAGCATTCGTTCTGACGGCGCACGTTGCGCACGTCCAGCTCCTTGCGTCTCATCAGGTCTATCTTGAAGGACACCCTTTCCGAGGTGGCGGGGATGCCTATGAGCATGAGCCTGCCTCCCGGCTTCAGCATATCCACGGCCTGATCCATGGCGCTCTGCTGTCCGCAGCATTCGAACACGCAGTCCATGCCCTCCGGAGCCGCCTCCAGTATGCCCTTGGTGATGTCAGTCCTGTCGGGATTGGCGCCCCACACGGCTCCCATGGCCATGGCCATTTCCAGCCTGTAGTCCAGACGGTCTGTGACGTAGATCGCCTCCGCTCCCGCGTCCAGAGCGCTGAGCAGGACGCACAGCCCCACGGGGCCGGCGCCCAGGATGGCGATCTTTTTGCCCTTCATGGGTATGGAGCGCTTGACCGCATACCAGCCTATGGCCATGGGCTCGGATATGGAGGCCTCGTCAAAATTCATGGTGTCCGGAATGGGGAAGCAGCTGGTCTCGGGCATGACTATGTATTCACTCAGACAGCCCTCCGCCTGTCCGGGACAGCCCAGAAACCGCAGCTTTCTGCAGGTGTTCCGGCGGCCCGCCCGGCACTGGTCGCACTCAAAGCAGGGCATGGCCGGCTCTATGGCGATCCTGTCTCCGGGCTTCACCCGGGTGACAGCGCTGCCCACGGCCTCCACCACGCCGGCGCCTTCGTGGCCCACGGTAAAGGGAAACTGCACCACCTGGCTGCCTATCATGCCGTCGGAATAATAATGGACGTCCGAGCCGCATATACCCACCGCCTTGACCTTGATGAGCACGTCCGTGTCGGACTTGATGACGGGCATGGGCTCGTCAAAGATCTTCACCTCTCTGATCGCTGTAAGCTTTGCCGATTTCATAACATATTTCCTCTGTTCAGTATATTGGAAGGATCAAACAGTCCTTTGAGATATCTCATGCCCTCCAGCTCCTCCGGGGAATACATGAGGGGCAAAAAATCCTTTTTCAGCTTGCCTATGCCGTGTTCCGCGGACACGGAGCCGCCCAGAGAGGCCACCCGGGCCGCCCACTTTTTGTAGAGCTCCTTGCCCCGGGCGTATTCTTCGGCGCTGTCGGGGATGATGTTCACGTGGAGATGGTTGTCGCCTATGTGGCCGAATATGACGAAGTCCAGGCCCGACTCCTCCAGGTCCCTGCGATACATGGCCACCGTGTCCCTCAGATACTCGTCCGGCACCGACATATCGGTGCCCAGCTTGGTGATGGAGGGATCCCGGCGCTTTTTCTCCCCTATGAGCATGTTCACGGCCTCCGGCACTGCGTGACGGAAGGCCTTCAGGGGCTGCAGGGCCTCCGGATCGAAGCCGCACAGCATGCGGTCCTCCTCTATGCCGTATTCCTCCGTGAGCTCCAGCAGGACCTCCAGCTCGCTGTCATCCCGGGGATGCAGCTCCGCGTATATGGCGCAGCCGGCCCCTTCCGGGACCCGGCGTATGTGCTCAAAGGCGCCCCGGCTCTCCCGCATATGGGTGAGCAGACCCAGGGCTCCGCCGTCAAAATATTCGATGGCGGCCGTATGCAGCTCCGGCGTCTGCCGCAGCCGCTCCGTCAGGGACAGAGCAGTCTCCTCCCGGTCCAGGAACATGATGGCTCCGCAGACCTGGGGCTGCTCCGTGAGCCTCAGGGTCACTCCGGTGATCACAGCCAGGATGCCCTCGCTGCCTATGAACAGGTCCAGCAGGTCCATATCCGGCCTGATATAGAGGCCGGCGGCGGACTTCACGTTCACGGGATGCACCCGGGGCAGAGTGCCCCTGACGCCAAAGAGCTCAAAATCATAGCCCGAGGCAAAGACCTCCCCTCTCCGGAGAGTGCGCAGCTCTCCGTCGGCGGTCACCAGCTCCAGACCCTCGGTCCAGCGGCGCATGGGACCGTAGCCGAAGCTCACTGCCCCCGAGGCATTGGTGGCTGCCATGCCTCCCAGCAGGGCGGAGCTCTCGGTGGGGTCCGGCGGGAAACAGAGCCCCCGGGGAGCTATGTGGCTCCGCAGAGCGTCCAGGGACACTCCGGCGCCGGCGGTGATAAGCAGATCTCCGTCCGGGTCTCCCAGAGCCGTGAGCCGGGACAGATTCAGGATACAGGAGTCCATGGGCACAGCCCCTCCCGTGATGCCCGTAAGGCCTCCCTGGACAGTGAGGGGCAAAGACCTGCCGGCGGCATAGGCCACCGCCCGGGCCGCTTCGGCGGCGGTATCGGGCAGGCATATTCCCAGGGCCCGGCCCCGCAGCCTGGACTCGTCGGAGACATAGTCTCCGCCGGCGGCTCCGGATATCTCCACAAACGGACTGTTCATCATGGCTCCTTGACAAGATAATTTCTATATATATTATACCACAAAGAGTCCCCGGTTTGATAGCCCGAAGGCCCGGCGCCCCGGCCCCCGAAAGGGGGGCTATTCAAAAACCGGCGCATATGTGGTATTATATTATTGTATCTTACGACAGGAAGTGATCTATGAAAAATCTTGACTTCAGAGAAAATCTATTGCAGATCAAGCCCTACGTTCCCGGCAAGCCCATCGAAGAGGTAAAGCGGGAGCTGGGCATCAGCGACGTCATCAAGCTGGCATCCAACGAAAACGCCCTGGGCCCCAGTCCTCTGGCCATGGAGGCGGCAGCCCGGACCCTGGCCAGCTCCAACATATATCCCGACGGAGCGGCCTACACCCTCAGGCACAAGCTGGCGGAGGGTCTGAAGGTGCAGCCGGAGAACATCATCTTCGGCACCGGCGGCGACGAGATCATATTTTATTTTGCCCACACCTTCCTGAAGCCCACGGACAACATAGTGGTGCCCGTATCCACCTTCTCGGAATACACCTCCTCCGCCCTCATCATGGACGCCGAGGTCCGCAAGGTCCCCATGACCGACAAGTGGGGAGCCGACCCCGAGGCCATGCTGGCCCGGGCCGACGGGAACACCAAGGCCTTTTATATCACCAATCCCAACAACCCCACCGGCACTCTGCTGGACAAAAAGACCATAGAGAGCTTTCTCGACAGAATGCCCGAGAGATGCGTCCTCTTCCTGGACGAGGCCTATTTTGAATACGTGGACGACACGGATTATTCCGACATGAACAAATGGATCGCCGAGGACCGCAGGATCGTGGTGCTGAGGACCTTTTCCAAGATATACGGTCTGGCGGGTCTCCGCATAGGCTACGCCCTGGCCCCCGCCGACATCATAGACATCATGGAGCGGGTGCGCCTTCCCTTCAACACGGGCATAGTGGCCCAGGCCGCCGCTCTGGCAGCCCTGGACGACAGGGAGCACGTGGCCCGGTCCAGAAAGAGCAACCGGGAAGGCAAAGAGTATCTCTACGGGGAGTTTGACAGGCTGGGCATCAATTACGTGCCCACCCAGGCCAACTTCATCTGGTTTGACGCCGGGCAGGACTGCGTGAAGGTGTTCGGAGACATGATGAAGCAGGGAGTCATCATCCGGTCGGGCAATATCTTCGGCGCCCCCACCCACCTGAGAGTCACCATAGGCACTCCGGAAGAGAACCGCAAGTTCGTGAAGGCTCTCTCCGCGGTGCTGGGCAGAGGTTAGGCCATGAACCACGTGATCGCCATCGACGG
Coding sequences:
- a CDS encoding histidinol-phosphate transaminase, with translation MKNLDFRENLLQIKPYVPGKPIEEVKRELGISDVIKLASNENALGPSPLAMEAAARTLASSNIYPDGAAYTLRHKLAEGLKVQPENIIFGTGGDEIIFYFAHTFLKPTDNIVVPVSTFSEYTSSALIMDAEVRKVPMTDKWGADPEAMLARADGNTKAFYITNPNNPTGTLLDKKTIESFLDRMPERCVLFLDEAYFEYVDDTDYSDMNKWIAEDRRIVVLRTFSKIYGLAGLRIGYALAPADIIDIMERVRLPFNTGIVAQAAALAALDDREHVARSRKSNREGKEYLYGEFDRLGINYVPTQANFIWFDAGQDCVKVFGDMMKQGVIIRSGNIFGAPTHLRVTIGTPEENRKFVKALSAVLGRG
- a CDS encoding class II aldolase/adducin family protein, which translates into the protein MLLEKYTKEVDLFIGVCHRLADLGFVTSAGGNAAWRLEDDVVLITPTKTWKGHVDRDNVIFIDMAGETIEGTAKPTGEKPMYLRFFHDRPDIKSVIHCHPPCACACAVIRPEEQRELLMQPFYPETVTEVGPIPTVPYGEPLTKKLADNFAPYLPYYNSFIMEKHGLVTMSRGDIYTTLNTIELAEASINSVLMARAAGTLNPITDEELQDLSNVMATRDLPLYGLPGANKTLVECYKRRI
- the gmk gene encoding guanylate kinase translates to MTKGLIVVISGPSGVGKGSVAAGLKAQDPHITECVTCTTRAPRPGERDGREYHFLTKEAFEIKKDEGYFLEYAFVHGNYYGTPRREAMALAEEGRTVLLEIDVQGGLNVKKAHPEAFTIFIMPPDRDTLRQRLSGRGTETPEQIALRLQNAEAEMDRRHLYDARVVNDDLQECIRRVAGLIDGEKKRQNGI
- a CDS encoding alcohol dehydrogenase catalytic domain-containing protein yields the protein MKSAKLTAIREVKIFDEPMPVIKSDTDVLIKVKAVGICGSDVHYYSDGMIGSQVVQFPFTVGHEGAGVVEAVGSAVTRVKPGDRIAIEPAMPCFECDQCRAGRRNTCRKLRFLGCPGQAEGCLSEYIVMPETSCFPIPDTMNFDEASISEPMAIGWYAVKRSIPMKGKKIAILGAGPVGLCVLLSALDAGAEAIYVTDRLDYRLEMAMAMGAVWGANPDRTDITKGILEAAPEGMDCVFECCGQQSAMDQAVDMLKPGGRLMLIGIPATSERVSFKIDLMRRKELDVRNVRRQNECCQEALDFIASGRVNVNPMVTHRFPLEETGRAMDLVENYSDGVVKAMIDFD
- the coaBC gene encoding bifunctional phosphopantothenoylcysteine decarboxylase/phosphopantothenate--cysteine ligase CoaBC, whose product is MGSNVLLGVTGSIAAWKACEIVSLLRKRGHSVRVIMTANATRFITELSLATLSGYPVCSDMFGEHAYEPEHISLADWADLLLVAPADANIIAKMAAGIADDMLSTVYLACRCPVYIAPAMNTAMYEHPANRANMELLAARGCAFIGPDSGRLACGTEGKGRLSSPETIVDAVTGRGDYAGRCIVVTAGATMSPIDPVRFITNHSSGKMGAALCEAALRRGARVIAVTGRVSAAFPPGARVEEALTNEDMYRALKDICLSEKPDAVIAAAAPCDYACEPSPAKIKKNGRPLELTLTEARDVIGSLAAEAPGPALVGFAAETGDPEANARLKLERKKLDMIVANDVSRDVFGSDYDSAVIIKKDGSRTATGRIPKRELADVILDELAGALK
- the alr gene encoding alanine racemase: MHDIWVEVRRDALENNYRVIRGLLSEGTRLCCVVKSNGYGHGIAEVSRVFAELGADYLAVTHIDEARMIRDAGIRTPVLVFMNPAADNIAEALELDLELTVSAERDAVNISRAAARMGKTARVHVKVDTGMGRLGVRPGAVTDLFRSMSGLQNITVAGIYTHFARSGELDIKFTQQQFAKFQDALTDLKRHGFDYGLAHCCNSGAALRFPDMHLDMVRVGTSLYGQFPSIYAKKDHITLQNTWQLCCRVCEIKELLPGDTVGYGSEFVAKKPMTCAVISAGFGDGFTMIPEALVYRMEPLRFFMKKRFRKRVVRIAGAEAPVLGKVAMQMTIVDITDIRDSVRTDDRVELDSMRIPVDSLVPRVII
- a CDS encoding FAD-binding oxidoreductase, with translation MNSPFVEISGAAGGDYVSDESRLRGRALGICLPDTAAEAARAVAYAAGRSLPLTVQGGLTGITGGAVPMDSCILNLSRLTALGDPDGDLLITAGAGVSLDALRSHIAPRGLCFPPDPTESSALLGGMAATNASGAVSFGYGPMRRWTEGLELVTADGELRTLRRGEVFASGYDFELFGVRGTLPRVHPVNVKSAAGLYIRPDMDLLDLFIGSEGILAVITGVTLRLTEQPQVCGAIMFLDREETALSLTERLRQTPELHTAAIEYFDGGALGLLTHMRESRGAFEHIRRVPEGAGCAIYAELHPRDDSELEVLLELTEEYGIEEDRMLCGFDPEALQPLKAFRHAVPEAVNMLIGEKKRRDPSITKLGTDMSVPDEYLRDTVAMYRRDLEESGLDFVIFGHIGDNHLHVNIIPDSAEEYARGKELYKKWAARVASLGGSVSAEHGIGKLKKDFLPLMYSPEELEGMRYLKGLFDPSNILNRGNML
- a CDS encoding peptidoglycan bridge formation glycyltransferase FemA/FemB family protein; the protein is MKISEITDTEKDIFNNFIAWFPWGDLLQSWEWGELKSKSGWTPIRLLARDDTGEVCAAASILKKPLPFLKNRCIFYIPRGFVMDTIDRDRVTEFTGYIRGLARKHGAILVKIDPPIEISDSVSLDNLRSAGFREVVQEGFGGTQPKCVMQLMLTDRDGRQKSLDDIFGAFKEKWRYNIRLSARRGVTARTDCTKEDLPVFYELLKETCERDGFLVRGYEYFSNMWDLLEPQGYLKLFLTYYEGTPVTGSLCYLWGDKAMYTYGASSNSHRKHMPNHLMQWEMIKWAHANNCRIYDFRGVSPQKDGEDKLSGLNRFKEGFSPEFIEYIGEYDLVIDPFLYGIWVKLLPRIRGTMKAMAGSKRNA